One part of the Thermodesulfovibrio sp. 3462-1 genome encodes these proteins:
- a CDS encoding sigma-54 dependent transcriptional regulator codes for MAKILYIDDEISALKAISAILKKADFNVLTATTAEEGIAILKENPVDCLLLDYRLPQMDGIELLKWLKLNGINIPTVMLTAYGTIEKAVEAMKLGAYHYLIKPVDTELLINILKEAVEKTSMYFKETEKSVSPFPEIIGKSKAMQEVFYIMQMVSESNANVLITGESGTGKELVARAIHKKSPRNTKPFIIIDCTTIPEALLESELFGHEKGAFTGALDRKIGLFEIANEGTVFLDEIGELSMSLQKKLLRFLQEKEIQRIGSNTRIKVDVRIISATNRNLEKLVKEGTFREDLYWRLNVVRINLPPLRERKEDIPLLVNHFLNKYSRENNKPIPQLDPEIMNALINYDWHGNVRELANVIERAVVLSPSGIISMKHLPRRIQEQSGWTSLKENSLNLLEVEKSLILKALNSTGWNQTKTAQILGISRKQLRTKMKNHGLLPDSEEEE; via the coding sequence ATGGCAAAGATACTTTATATAGACGATGAAATCAGTGCCTTAAAAGCAATATCAGCTATCTTAAAAAAAGCAGATTTCAATGTTCTTACCGCAACTACAGCTGAAGAAGGAATTGCCATACTTAAAGAAAATCCTGTTGACTGCCTTTTGCTTGACTATCGTCTTCCTCAGATGGACGGAATAGAACTGCTTAAATGGCTTAAACTGAATGGAATCAATATACCAACAGTAATGCTTACTGCCTATGGTACCATAGAAAAGGCAGTTGAAGCCATGAAATTGGGTGCCTATCATTATTTAATTAAACCTGTTGATACAGAACTTTTAATAAATATCCTGAAGGAAGCAGTTGAAAAAACATCTATGTATTTTAAAGAAACTGAAAAATCAGTCAGTCCCTTCCCTGAAATTATAGGAAAAAGCAAAGCAATGCAGGAAGTTTTCTATATAATGCAAATGGTATCGGAAAGCAATGCAAATGTATTGATTACAGGCGAATCAGGCACAGGTAAAGAGCTTGTGGCAAGAGCAATTCATAAAAAATCACCAAGAAATACAAAACCTTTTATTATCATAGATTGCACAACAATACCTGAGGCTCTTCTTGAAAGTGAGCTTTTTGGACACGAAAAAGGAGCATTCACAGGTGCTTTAGATAGAAAAATCGGACTATTTGAAATTGCCAATGAAGGCACAGTATTTCTTGATGAAATTGGAGAATTATCCATGTCTTTACAGAAAAAACTTTTAAGGTTTTTACAGGAAAAGGAAATTCAAAGAATCGGCAGTAACACAAGAATAAAAGTTGATGTAAGAATAATATCTGCTACAAATCGGAATCTTGAAAAACTGGTAAAAGAAGGCACATTTAGAGAAGACCTTTATTGGAGGCTCAATGTTGTAAGAATTAACCTTCCTCCATTGAGGGAACGAAAAGAAGACATACCCCTGCTTGTTAATCATTTTTTAAATAAGTACTCAAGAGAAAACAATAAGCCCATTCCTCAGCTTGATCCTGAAATTATGAATGCCCTGATAAACTATGACTGGCACGGAAATGTTCGAGAGCTTGCAAATGTCATAGAAAGAGCTGTTGTACTTTCACCTTCCGGAATAATTTCAATGAAACATTTACCCAGAAGAATTCAGGAACAATCAGGATGGACATCTTTAAAAGAAAACAGTTTAAATCTCTTAGAAGTTGAAAAATCATTAATTCTTAAAGCGTTAAACTCAACTGGATGGAATCAAACAAAAACTGCCCAGATTTTAGGGATTTCAAGGAAACAACTTCGCACTAAAATGAAAAATCACGGTCTTTTACCAGACTCCGAAGAAGAAGAATAA
- the phnD gene encoding phosphate/phosphite/phosphonate ABC transporter substrate-binding protein — protein sequence MKLFKLLILLLILIISCSNTNKEKTEQEKLQGQPITIGILSEESPKTIYEKFYSLKKFIETILKKPASIDIAKDYADLENKIKQNKLNLLIVDPTIYCELKWSMKNKIYPLVKPEGGTAETRSVFVTKYGKNIDKIFDSLGKKLALGDEKSSFSYLIPLSMLKDVDISLKDFKSVDMLQKEQRIALSVLIGDHDIGAMSELTAKKYLHDGLKIVRYSESTPRFLIAYVNNFPPEELKKIKNSILTQSNIEILRSLSIEKFSHAEDRDFDYIRVLIRNIKGKNYIEYTPKTIKVAILPLYSPLTIYKRYDPLMRYLSEKTGYEFKLVIPKNFEEFIQLVSEGKVDFSYQNPYVFSIVSKKYPVKALAITIGEDCTQDDGICGDERFRGIIITKKDSNINKIEDLKGKRIMIVSPTSAGGFLSQKLYLEKKGFNLTRDFKLIDAKRQEKVIIGVYKGEADGGFIREAALSVWAEEVDISKIKILDYGEYLPNWPFAVVKNKNHELIEKVKNSLLNLDSTILKKARIKGFKEATDADIATLEKLSNK from the coding sequence ATGAAATTGTTTAAACTATTAATTTTACTACTTATTCTAATCATTTCCTGCAGCAACACGAATAAAGAAAAAACTGAGCAGGAAAAACTTCAAGGGCAACCAATCACTATTGGAATTCTCTCTGAAGAGTCCCCTAAAACCATATATGAAAAGTTTTATTCTCTTAAAAAATTCATAGAAACCATCCTAAAAAAACCTGCATCAATCGACATTGCAAAAGACTACGCAGATCTTGAAAATAAAATAAAACAGAATAAACTTAACCTTCTCATAGTTGACCCTACCATATATTGTGAGCTTAAATGGTCCATGAAAAATAAAATCTATCCTCTTGTAAAACCTGAAGGAGGAACTGCTGAAACAAGAAGTGTTTTTGTAACAAAATATGGGAAAAACATAGATAAAATTTTTGATTCTCTTGGTAAAAAACTTGCTCTTGGAGATGAAAAATCATCATTCAGCTACTTAATACCGCTTTCAATGTTAAAGGATGTTGATATTTCACTCAAGGATTTTAAATCAGTGGATATGCTACAAAAGGAACAAAGAATTGCACTTTCAGTTCTTATTGGCGATCATGATATTGGAGCGATGAGTGAACTGACTGCTAAAAAATATTTGCATGATGGACTTAAAATTGTGAGATACTCTGAATCAACTCCAAGATTTTTAATTGCCTATGTTAACAATTTCCCACCTGAAGAGCTGAAAAAAATTAAAAACTCTATCCTTACTCAATCAAATATAGAAATACTTAGATCCCTGAGCATTGAAAAATTCTCTCATGCTGAAGACAGAGATTTTGATTATATAAGAGTATTAATAAGAAACATAAAAGGGAAAAATTATATTGAATATACTCCTAAAACAATAAAAGTTGCAATTCTGCCTCTTTATAGCCCTTTAACTATTTATAAAAGATATGACCCTTTAATGAGATATTTATCTGAAAAAACAGGTTATGAATTTAAGCTTGTAATTCCTAAAAATTTTGAAGAATTTATTCAACTTGTCAGCGAAGGGAAAGTGGATTTTTCTTATCAAAATCCCTATGTTTTTTCCATTGTATCAAAAAAATATCCAGTTAAAGCTCTTGCTATCACAATCGGAGAAGACTGTACCCAGGATGATGGTATTTGCGGAGACGAACGGTTTAGGGGAATAATTATTACCAAAAAAGATAGCAATATAAATAAAATAGAGGACCTCAAAGGTAAAAGAATAATGATTGTTTCTCCAACTTCTGCAGGAGGATTTTTATCGCAAAAGCTGTATCTTGAGAAAAAGGGATTTAATCTAACAAGAGATTTTAAACTTATTGATGCTAAAAGGCAAGAAAAAGTTATCATAGGCGTTTATAAAGGTGAGGCAGATGGAGGCTTTATAAGAGAGGCAGCATTAAGTGTATGGGCAGAGGAAGTGGATATTTCTAAAATAAAAATTCTTGATTACGGAGAATACCTTCCAAACTGGCCCTTTGCAGTGGTTAAAAACAAAAACCACGAACTAATAGAAAAAGTTAAAAACTCTCTTCTGAATTTAGATTCTACAATATTAAAAAAAGCCAGAATTAAAGGTTTTAAAGAGGCTACTGATGCAGATATCGCAACACTTGAAAAACTTAGCAATAAATAA
- a CDS encoding transketolase: protein MKELAELSKLLRYYILLSTTNAGSGHPTSCLSSVELMASLLFGGFFHFDADNPDNPNNDRLIFSKGHAAPLLYSLWTVAGKLTEQELLTLRKFGSPLEGHPVRAFPYAEAATGSLGQGLSIGAGIAINGKYIDILPYRVFVLLGDSEMAEGSVWEAIQLASYYKLDNLIGILDVNRLGQRGETMYGWDLSAYEKRISSFGWKTICIDGHNFDEIFKAYDEALKSKLPTMIIAKTVKGKGVSFLEDREGRHGVALSEAEFKEALKELGEIKRLTISIKKPDSLKPKQQALEIKEFTNRYNIGEMVATRRAYGEALVKIFPEFPDIVVLDAEVSNSTYAEIFKKHYPERFFECFVAEQNMVGMAVGLSLRGKIPFVSTFAAFLTRAFDHIRMAQYSEVNIKLVGSHAGVSIGQDGPSQMGLEDIAMMRSILNSVILYPSDAVSTEKLVREAAKYKGIVYIRTTRSTTPVIYSYDEEFPIGGSKVIRKSDKDLFTVIGAGITLHEALKAYEELKNRGIFIRVIDLYSLKPLDVETLKEALSETEAIITVEDHYPAGGIAEAVKSEVGAERVYSLACRKTPKSGAPEELLDYEEISAKAIVDCVNKLNKLFRKYKI, encoded by the coding sequence GTGAAGGAATTAGCAGAATTATCAAAGCTTTTAAGATATTACATTCTTCTTTCAACAACTAATGCAGGATCAGGTCATCCTACATCATGCCTTTCTTCAGTGGAATTAATGGCAAGCCTCCTTTTTGGAGGCTTTTTTCATTTTGATGCAGATAATCCTGATAATCCAAACAACGATAGATTAATATTTTCAAAAGGTCATGCAGCTCCACTTCTTTATTCCTTATGGACAGTAGCAGGAAAATTAACAGAACAAGAGCTTTTAACATTAAGAAAATTTGGTTCTCCACTTGAAGGTCATCCTGTAAGAGCATTTCCATATGCTGAGGCAGCAACAGGTTCTCTTGGTCAGGGTCTTTCAATAGGAGCTGGAATAGCAATAAATGGAAAATATATTGATATACTCCCTTATCGTGTTTTTGTTTTGCTTGGCGACAGTGAAATGGCTGAAGGCTCAGTATGGGAAGCTATACAACTTGCTTCATATTACAAACTTGACAATCTCATCGGAATACTTGATGTTAATAGACTTGGTCAACGTGGTGAGACAATGTATGGATGGGATTTGTCTGCCTATGAAAAAAGAATTTCTTCTTTTGGATGGAAAACTATATGCATTGATGGTCACAACTTTGATGAGATTTTTAAAGCTTATGATGAAGCTTTAAAAAGCAAGTTACCAACAATGATAATTGCAAAAACAGTGAAAGGTAAAGGAGTCTCTTTTCTTGAAGACAGAGAAGGTAGACATGGAGTAGCTCTCTCAGAGGCTGAATTTAAAGAGGCTTTGAAAGAACTTGGAGAGATAAAAAGACTTACGATTTCAATAAAAAAGCCTGATAGTCTTAAGCCTAAACAGCAAGCTTTGGAGATAAAAGAGTTTACAAACAGATATAACATTGGTGAGATGGTTGCCACAAGGCGTGCCTATGGTGAGGCATTGGTAAAAATATTTCCAGAATTTCCAGATATTGTTGTGCTTGACGCAGAGGTTTCTAACTCTACATACGCAGAGATATTTAAAAAGCATTATCCAGAAAGATTTTTTGAATGCTTTGTTGCAGAACAAAATATGGTTGGAATGGCTGTAGGACTTTCACTTAGAGGAAAAATTCCTTTTGTATCAACCTTTGCAGCTTTTTTAACACGTGCTTTTGACCATATAAGAATGGCTCAATACAGTGAAGTAAACATAAAATTGGTTGGCTCTCATGCTGGGGTTTCTATTGGGCAGGATGGTCCAAGTCAGATGGGACTTGAAGACATTGCAATGATGCGAAGTATTTTAAACAGTGTGATACTTTATCCCAGTGATGCGGTCTCTACAGAAAAGCTTGTAAGAGAGGCAGCAAAATACAAAGGAATTGTTTATATAAGAACAACTCGCTCTACTACCCCTGTTATTTATAGCTATGATGAGGAGTTTCCGATTGGTGGTTCAAAGGTAATCAGAAAGTCTGATAAAGATTTATTCACAGTTATTGGAGCAGGAATAACTCTCCATGAAGCACTGAAAGCATATGAAGAACTTAAAAACAGAGGAATCTTTATCAGAGTTATAGATTTATACAGTTTAAAGCCCCTTGATGTAGAAACTCTAAAGGAGGCTCTTTCAGAGACAGAAGCAATTATTACAGTTGAAGACCATTATCCGGCTGGAGGCATTGCAGAGGCAGTGAAATCTGAAGTGGGGGCTGAAAGAGTTTATAGTCTTGCCTGCAGAAAAACTCCAAAAAGTGGTGCACCTGAAGAACTTTTAGATTATGAGGAGATTTCTGCAAAAGCAATAGTTGACTGTGTTAATAAATTAAATAAGTTATTCAGGAAATATAAGATTTAA
- a CDS encoding MBL fold metallo-hydrolase, with protein sequence MKIKKFEIGPLFVNCYILYDEDTKEAVIIDPGDEPDLILDFIKEEGLTVKYIICTHGHFDHIGAVKEIKDDTGAKVLLHEKDTEIYRNSPQVAEQFFGIEIEPQPEPDELIEDGKTITIGKSQLKFIHTPGHSPGSMSIYIDGYIFTGDTLFAGSVGRTDLAGGSMKDLLNSLKKLASLPEETVVMPGHGPKTKIGYEIKTNPFYHEIV encoded by the coding sequence ATGAAAATAAAAAAATTTGAGATTGGCCCACTTTTTGTAAATTGCTATATTTTATACGATGAAGATACAAAAGAGGCAGTTATTATAGACCCTGGAGATGAACCAGATTTAATTCTTGATTTCATTAAAGAAGAAGGATTAACTGTAAAATACATTATCTGTACTCATGGACATTTTGATCACATTGGAGCAGTAAAAGAAATCAAAGATGACACAGGTGCAAAAGTGCTTCTCCATGAAAAAGATACCGAAATTTATAGAAATTCACCTCAGGTGGCAGAGCAATTTTTTGGTATAGAAATAGAACCTCAGCCTGAACCTGATGAACTGATTGAGGATGGAAAAACTATAACAATAGGCAAAAGTCAATTAAAATTTATTCACACTCCAGGACATTCACCTGGAAGTATGTCCATATACATTGATGGTTATATTTTTACTGGAGACACTCTCTTTGCAGGTTCAGTTGGAAGAACAGACCTGGCTGGAGGAAGTATGAAGGATTTATTAAATTCTCTTAAAAAATTAGCTTCTCTGCCTGAAGAAACTGTTGTAATGCCTGGTCATGGTCCGAAAACAAAAATTGGCTACGAAATAAAAACAAATCCCTTTTATCATGAAATTGTTTAA
- a CDS encoding sigma-70 family RNA polymerase sigma factor, translating to MKERDIFEEIVNLGKKRGKLTYDEINEALPSEYYSPEELEDLIDVLSDMGVRVVDEDEEEVFLEEEEELEEEEHVEDLVQAYFNSMGDIPILTKEEEVELAKKLQEGKSIIKETVMGLTLYQKILDEINKEEDVETLTEEDKAEEALSRTIIRMENLINDIEKIEEKIKEYGSIKELRKLINEKKKSGENTKQLENLYKEVHTEIKKIENESGLKIDELKNIWQKIYKAKCLVEETKNELITRNLRLVVNIAKNYVGRGLPLLDLIEEGNIGLMKAVDKFKYEKGFKFSTYATWWIRQAITRALIDQTKTIRVPVHMMEFYNRVTKASRELTQQLGREPSNEEIAEKLGVPVRKVEEVFRAIQDPIGLQTPIGDEDTELEDFIGDKTSPSPVAEAERTELSEHIQRILKTLTPKEEKVIKMRFGIGEDRDHTLEEVGRYLSITRERVRQIETKALRKLKHPSRMKLLKMLISETSENKK from the coding sequence ATGAAGGAAAGAGATATTTTTGAAGAAATTGTAAATCTCGGGAAAAAAAGAGGAAAACTTACATATGATGAAATCAATGAAGCTCTTCCATCAGAATATTATTCTCCGGAAGAACTAGAGGATCTTATTGATGTTTTGAGTGATATGGGAGTGAGAGTTGTTGATGAAGATGAGGAGGAAGTATTTTTAGAAGAAGAGGAAGAACTTGAAGAAGAGGAGCATGTAGAGGACCTCGTTCAGGCTTATTTTAATTCAATGGGTGATATTCCAATACTTACCAAGGAAGAGGAAGTTGAACTTGCTAAAAAACTTCAGGAAGGAAAGAGCATAATTAAAGAGACAGTAATGGGATTAACTCTTTATCAAAAAATTTTAGATGAGATAAATAAAGAAGAAGATGTTGAAACTTTAACTGAAGAAGACAAAGCAGAAGAGGCACTAAGTAGAACTATTATTCGCATGGAAAATTTAATTAATGACATTGAAAAAATTGAAGAAAAAATTAAAGAATATGGTTCTATCAAAGAATTACGGAAACTTATAAATGAAAAAAAGAAATCCGGTGAAAATACAAAACAATTGGAGAATCTTTATAAAGAAGTTCATACAGAAATTAAAAAGATTGAAAACGAATCAGGGCTTAAGATAGATGAATTGAAAAATATCTGGCAAAAGATATATAAAGCAAAATGTCTTGTTGAAGAAACAAAAAATGAATTAATTACCAGAAATTTAAGACTTGTGGTTAACATTGCAAAAAACTATGTAGGCAGAGGGCTTCCTCTTCTTGATTTAATAGAAGAAGGCAATATTGGTTTAATGAAAGCCGTTGATAAATTTAAATATGAAAAAGGATTCAAATTTTCAACTTATGCAACATGGTGGATCAGGCAGGCGATCACAAGGGCTTTAATTGATCAAACAAAAACAATAAGAGTCCCGGTTCATATGATGGAGTTTTATAATAGGGTTACAAAAGCATCTCGTGAACTTACACAGCAACTTGGAAGAGAACCAAGTAATGAAGAAATTGCTGAAAAACTCGGCGTTCCTGTAAGGAAAGTTGAGGAAGTTTTCAGAGCTATACAGGATCCAATAGGACTCCAAACGCCAATTGGAGATGAAGATACAGAGCTTGAAGACTTTATTGGAGATAAGACTTCTCCTTCTCCTGTTGCAGAAGCTGAAAGAACAGAACTGAGTGAACATATTCAGAGAATTTTAAAAACTCTTACACCAAAGGAAGAAAAAGTTATCAAAATGAGATTCGGAATAGGGGAAGATAGAGACCATACCCTGGAAGAAGTTGGAAGATATCTTTCGATCACAAGGGAAAGAGTGCGTCAGATTGAGACTAAAGCTTTAAGAAAGCTTAAACATCCAAGCAGGATGAAACTTTTAAAAATGCTTATAAGTGAAACTTCAGAAAATAAAAAGTGA
- a CDS encoding ATP-binding protein translates to MQISQHLKNLAINKVLDKFQRMSIVKKIFVSFLILFIILILAVNLLILNYQKNSLKSQINKNITLLLENLSKDAIDHIVFFDPLAIDEQITLIMNTPGIDYIMIADKNGRIIGHSNKKELGNFIDIEKETLKKWQYVDNEEIRHLNIPIMAGDTFIGILRAGISENKINQYVSDGTKDLKNYIFILNFLALGVTILMSFMLSKTLIKPLQRLKEKMFHIQADKLELCQNPYIVLCKDILSCTKTDCPAYGKERCWLIKEAKENCKVCHNIDCQDCYVYKVSCGDEIGYLIETFNEMIIKLKHSFEELDKATKEKLKLEKSSAMAEMAMTVAHEIKNPLNAIKASTSYIKSNFEGEVLREFLSIIDRETERLNELITGFLSYARPLPLKYEKADLNKAIADVIKLIETEVKEEGKILNIEFDNSIPEFYFDNHQLKQAILNLLVNAMDATKKGDSITVKTLKKDSKVLITISDTGMGIPEELLNKIFEPFFTTKTTGSGLGLACVERIIKNHDGSITVNSKKNGGTEFIIELPLKL, encoded by the coding sequence ATGCAGATATCGCAACACTTGAAAAACTTAGCAATAAATAAAGTTTTAGATAAATTTCAAAGAATGAGTATTGTCAAAAAAATTTTTGTCTCATTTTTAATTCTTTTTATAATACTCATCCTTGCTGTTAATCTGCTTATTCTTAATTACCAAAAGAATTCTCTCAAAAGCCAGATTAATAAAAACATCACACTACTGCTGGAAAATCTGTCAAAGGATGCTATAGACCATATTGTTTTTTTTGATCCCCTGGCAATTGATGAACAAATCACACTTATTATGAATACTCCAGGCATTGATTACATAATGATTGCCGATAAAAATGGTAGAATTATCGGTCATAGCAACAAAAAGGAACTTGGAAATTTTATAGATATTGAGAAAGAAACTTTAAAAAAATGGCAGTATGTTGACAATGAAGAAATAAGACATTTAAATATTCCAATTATGGCTGGAGACACATTTATTGGAATTTTAAGGGCGGGAATTTCAGAAAATAAAATAAATCAATATGTCAGTGATGGTACAAAAGACTTGAAAAACTATATTTTTATTCTCAACTTTTTAGCCCTTGGAGTGACTATTCTTATGTCCTTTATGCTATCAAAAACTCTTATAAAACCCCTTCAAAGGCTTAAAGAAAAAATGTTCCATATCCAGGCAGACAAGCTTGAACTCTGTCAAAATCCATATATTGTCCTTTGCAAAGACATACTTTCATGCACAAAAACTGACTGCCCAGCCTATGGGAAAGAAAGATGCTGGTTAATTAAAGAGGCAAAGGAAAACTGTAAAGTCTGCCACAATATTGATTGTCAGGACTGTTATGTTTATAAAGTCTCCTGCGGTGATGAAATTGGATATTTGATTGAAACATTTAATGAAATGATAATAAAACTCAAACACTCCTTTGAAGAGCTTGACAAAGCTACAAAAGAAAAATTAAAGCTTGAAAAATCATCTGCAATGGCAGAAATGGCAATGACAGTTGCCCATGAGATTAAAAATCCTTTAAATGCTATAAAAGCATCCACCTCTTATATAAAATCTAACTTTGAAGGCGAAGTATTAAGAGAGTTTCTATCTATAATTGATAGAGAGACAGAAAGACTCAATGAATTAATAACAGGTTTTCTTTCCTATGCCAGACCACTTCCTTTAAAATATGAAAAAGCTGATCTAAACAAAGCAATTGCAGATGTGATAAAACTTATTGAAACAGAAGTTAAAGAAGAAGGTAAAATATTAAATATAGAATTTGACAATTCCATACCTGAATTTTACTTTGACAATCACCAGTTAAAACAGGCAATACTGAATCTGCTGGTTAATGCTATGGATGCAACAAAGAAGGGAGACAGTATTACAGTGAAAACATTAAAAAAAGACAGCAAAGTATTAATAACAATATCTGACACTGGTATGGGAATCCCTGAAGAGCTTTTAAATAAAATATTTGAACCTTTTTTTACTACAAAAACAACAGGTTCAGGACTTGGACTTGCTTGCGTTGAAAGAATTATAAAGAACCATGATGGAAGTATAACTGTTAACAGTAAAAAAAATGGTGGAACAGAATTTATAATAGAATTACCATTAAAATTATAA
- the murJ gene encoding murein biosynthesis integral membrane protein MurJ: protein MAKGKIVKAAGAISLATSFSRVLGYIKDMILAKYFGATGLSDVFFVAFRIPNLLRELFAEGSMSSAVIPVLKESQIKNGEEETKKIVKSLFTFILIVVGIIVLTGIVFSPFIVKIIAPGFTTNPEKFNLTVLLTRIMFPFLLFISLAALTMGTLNTNNVFFIPALAPCFLNIMIIIVVVGFSSFFFNPIISVAVGVTLGGIVQWLIQIPSFYKNGFRFGIAPYHPALKKIAILVIPTTLSMTVNQINIFVSTIIASFLPEGSVTYLYYSMRLIQLPIGIFGVAVGMAVLPTLSGHIAEGRRDLLTKDFIFALKFLFFLTIPSTIGLIILKKPIVNTLFQRGAFDLNATINTASALFFYSLGILGTVGSRTITATFYSLQDTKTPVICAITGMLTNIGISLILMKTMKHNGLALAYSVAAIVQFLMLASFIKRKIPEIAFSSIVKSFIKSTIASFLSIGIAKLICDINPHFWLYSGKMLLKFLWLGSAIAVAIVLYFVFCYLMKHEELSYILKKLRRQQ, encoded by the coding sequence ATGGCAAAAGGTAAAATAGTTAAAGCAGCAGGAGCTATTTCCTTAGCAACTTCCTTTAGTAGAGTTCTTGGATACATAAAAGACATGATTCTTGCTAAGTATTTTGGTGCAACAGGACTGAGCGATGTTTTTTTTGTAGCCTTTAGAATACCTAATTTACTTAGAGAACTCTTTGCTGAAGGCTCCATGTCATCTGCAGTAATTCCTGTTTTAAAAGAATCTCAGATAAAAAATGGAGAAGAAGAAACAAAAAAAATTGTAAAGAGTCTTTTTACTTTTATACTCATTGTTGTAGGCATAATAGTCCTTACAGGCATTGTATTTAGCCCATTTATTGTAAAAATCATTGCTCCAGGATTTACCACCAATCCGGAAAAATTCAACTTAACTGTTTTACTTACAAGAATAATGTTTCCCTTTTTACTTTTTATAAGTCTTGCCGCACTCACAATGGGAACTCTTAATACGAATAATGTATTTTTTATTCCAGCCCTTGCTCCTTGTTTTTTAAATATTATGATTATCATAGTTGTAGTAGGCTTTAGCTCATTTTTCTTTAATCCAATAATCTCTGTTGCAGTAGGCGTTACTCTTGGAGGAATTGTCCAGTGGCTCATTCAGATTCCTTCTTTTTACAAAAATGGCTTTAGATTTGGTATAGCTCCCTATCATCCTGCTTTAAAAAAAATCGCTATTCTTGTAATTCCTACCACCTTATCAATGACAGTAAATCAAATAAATATCTTTGTAAGCACCATAATAGCAAGTTTTCTTCCAGAAGGAAGCGTTACATATCTTTATTACTCCATGAGACTTATACAGCTACCTATTGGAATTTTTGGAGTTGCTGTAGGTATGGCAGTTTTACCAACACTTTCAGGACATATTGCAGAGGGCAGAAGAGATCTACTTACGAAGGATTTTATTTTTGCTTTAAAATTTCTTTTTTTTCTAACTATACCGTCAACAATCGGACTTATTATACTTAAAAAACCTATTGTAAACACTCTCTTTCAAAGAGGTGCCTTTGATTTAAATGCCACAATTAATACTGCCAGTGCCTTATTCTTTTACAGTCTTGGAATTCTTGGAACAGTTGGTTCAAGAACAATAACAGCTACATTTTATTCTCTTCAGGATACAAAGACTCCTGTGATATGTGCAATCACAGGAATGTTAACAAATATTGGCATTTCTCTTATCCTGATGAAAACCATGAAACACAATGGATTAGCTCTTGCTTATTCTGTGGCTGCAATTGTGCAATTTTTAATGCTTGCAAGCTTCATAAAAAGAAAAATACCGGAGATTGCCTTTTCATCTATTGTTAAATCTTTTATAAAAAGCACTATTGCTTCTTTCCTTAGCATAGGAATTGCTAAATTAATTTGTGACATTAATCCCCACTTCTGGCTTTATAGTGGAAAAATGCTTTTAAAATTCCTCTGGCTTGGGTCTGCAATTGCTGTAGCCATAGTTCTATATTTTGTCTTTTGCTATTTGATGAAACATGAAGAACTAAGTTATATTTTAAAAAAGCTTAGGAGGCAGCAATGA